CATTCAAATGGAAGACGAAATCGCCAGCATGGCTGCCATTATCGGCGGGCGTGTCGGCGGGCTGAAATCCATGACTGCCACCAGTGGACCGGGCTTCTCGCTCATGCAGGAAAACATCGGCTACGCGGCAATGGCGGAGATTCCCTGCGTGGTGGTCAACGTCCAACGGCTTGGACCTTCCACCGGTCAGCCTACAGCGGCGTCACAAGGCGATGTGATGCAGGCGCGCTGGGGCACGCACGGCGACCATCAGATCATCGTCCTCTGTCCCATCTCGGTGGCGCAATCCTTCGACCTGACGGTGAAGGCTTTCAACCTTTCGGAAAAATATCGCACCCCCGTAATTTTGCTCACCGATGAAATCATCGGTCACATGCGCGAACCAATCGAACTGCCCGATTTCGACACAGTGGAAAAGTTCGAACGCATCGTAACCGACACCCCCGACAACTACAAAGCCTTCCGAAACGACCGCGGCGATGTGCCGGCGTTGGCAGGTTTTGGGCTTGGCTACCGCTACCACATCACCGGATTGTTCCACGATGAGGTCGGATTCCCGACCCAGCGGCTCGATGAAATTGACCCGTGGCTGGAGCGCGTCAGCCGCAAGATCGAAACCGCCGACGATATCCTGCTCTACCAGACCGATTACGAAACCGGGGCGCGAACCGCAATTTTGAGTTATGGTGCATCAGCGCGTACTGCCCGCCACGCCATGAAACAGATGCGCGCCAAAGGCGAAAAGGTCAGCCTGTTTACCGCGCAAACGCTGTGGCCCTTCCCCGAAAAGGCAGTGGAAGAACTGGCGGATTCGGTGGATAAGATTGTCGTCCCTGAAATGAATTTGGGACAACTGGCACTGGAGGTGGAGCGTGTTGCCGGGCGGAAGAAGGTCACGCGCGTCAACCGCGCCAACGGTGAAATGATCACCCCCAATATGGTTTTGGAAGCAGCGGAGGCTTAGACATGTCGGAGCATATTCTTTCCGTCCACGATCTGGATGTCGACGAAGGGCAAATTCCGCGCGAGGATTGGTTTGAGGCCAGTACCACCCTGCACAACCTGCGAAAGAACAAAAAATTCCCCACCATCTGGTGCGCAGGCTGCGGGCTGGGTGTGATCATGGGGTCGCTCATCCGCGCCATCGAAAGCCTGGGCCTCGAAAACGACCGGGTGGCTCTGGTGGCTGGCATTGGCTGCACTGCGCGCATGCCCGTCTACATGGATTACAACACCCTGCACACTACACACGGGCGCGCCTTGGCGTTTGCCACCGGCTTGAAAATTG
This portion of the Anaerolineales bacterium genome encodes:
- a CDS encoding 2-oxoacid:acceptor oxidoreductase subunit alpha — encoded protein: MQGNEAIAMGAIAAGCRFYAGYPITPSTEVAEVMSRELPKVGGKFIQMEDEIASMAAIIGGRVGGLKSMTATSGPGFSLMQENIGYAAMAEIPCVVVNVQRLGPSTGQPTAASQGDVMQARWGTHGDHQIIVLCPISVAQSFDLTVKAFNLSEKYRTPVILLTDEIIGHMREPIELPDFDTVEKFERIVTDTPDNYKAFRNDRGDVPALAGFGLGYRYHITGLFHDEVGFPTQRLDEIDPWLERVSRKIETADDILLYQTDYETGARTAILSYGASARTARHAMKQMRAKGEKVSLFTAQTLWPFPEKAVEELADSVDKIVVPEMNLGQLALEVERVAGRKKVTRVNRANGEMITPNMVLEAAEA